The Persephonella atlantica genome includes a window with the following:
- the ggt gene encoding gamma-glutamyltransferase, with translation MKGVIAAGDKLTAEAGAQILRNGGNAFDAAVAAMLAAPLTEPALTSLGGGGFLLAIEKGKNPVIYDFFVDVPPKRIKNPDFYPVYVDFGSTVQEFHIGAGSVAVPGMVAGVYRIYQEKCSMPMEELIKPAVRYGEEGIYLSSMQASFVKLLEPIFTATEEARKIYAPGGKLIDEKSIYKNSDYAYFLKLFAQEGAWIFYEGEIADRIEQLFLENDGLIRKEDLRKYTVEEKDPVYFRFRGYDIFTNAPPSPGGLLIGFTLKLLEDVKLNDYGSVKHLSALIEAMHTTQIFRREYVDRHVHQKDLHLLIEDRNVFEMYRNFFTKRLNLWGNTTHISVIDSEGNAVSVTTTNGEGSGYIIPGTGIMLNNMLGEEDLNPDGFFKWPEHVRLPSMMSPTAVMEDGSLIISLGSAGSNRIRSAIVQVILNYLVFGMDVKTAVQSPRIHYENHTVFLEPGFPSEVIKKIKELYETVVFEEKSLFFGGLQAVTGDFKGAGDDRRGGCVIEVY, from the coding sequence ATGAAAGGTGTAATTGCTGCAGGGGATAAACTGACAGCTGAAGCTGGTGCACAGATATTGAGAAATGGAGGAAATGCCTTTGATGCAGCTGTTGCTGCAATGCTTGCTGCACCTTTAACAGAGCCTGCACTTACCAGTCTTGGTGGAGGAGGGTTTTTACTTGCTATAGAAAAAGGAAAAAATCCTGTAATATACGACTTCTTCGTGGACGTTCCTCCTAAAAGGATTAAAAACCCAGACTTTTACCCTGTTTATGTTGATTTTGGCTCTACTGTTCAGGAGTTTCACATAGGTGCAGGCTCTGTTGCCGTTCCCGGCATGGTGGCAGGGGTGTACAGAATTTACCAGGAAAAGTGCAGTATGCCTATGGAAGAGTTAATAAAGCCAGCGGTTCGTTATGGGGAAGAAGGGATATATCTTTCATCTATGCAGGCATCTTTTGTCAAGCTCCTTGAACCTATCTTTACAGCAACAGAAGAAGCAAGAAAAATATATGCTCCTGGCGGAAAATTGATAGATGAAAAGAGTATCTATAAAAACTCTGATTATGCCTATTTTTTAAAACTGTTTGCACAGGAAGGAGCATGGATTTTTTATGAAGGAGAGATTGCTGACAGGATAGAACAGCTCTTTTTAGAAAATGATGGCCTGATAAGGAAAGAAGACTTGAGAAAGTACACTGTAGAAGAAAAAGACCCTGTGTATTTCAGGTTTAGAGGATACGACATATTTACCAATGCTCCTCCTTCTCCGGGAGGACTGCTTATAGGATTTACACTGAAGCTTTTAGAGGATGTTAAGTTGAACGATTATGGTTCTGTTAAACATTTATCTGCTCTAATAGAAGCTATGCACACAACCCAGATATTCAGAAGGGAGTATGTGGACAGACATGTACACCAGAAAGACCTGCACCTTCTGATAGAAGACAGGAATGTCTTTGAGATGTATAGAAACTTTTTCACCAAAAGGTTAAACCTGTGGGGAAATACTACTCACATATCTGTTATAGACAGTGAAGGCAATGCTGTAAGTGTTACAACAACAAATGGGGAGGGCTCTGGATATATTATTCCCGGAACAGGAATAATGCTTAACAACATGCTTGGAGAGGAAGACCTTAATCCTGACGGCTTTTTCAAGTGGCCTGAGCATGTGAGACTGCCGTCTATGATGTCTCCAACAGCTGTTATGGAAGATGGTAGCCTTATTATATCCCTCGGAAGTGCAGGAAGTAATCGTATAAGAAGTGCTATTGTTCAGGTTATTTTAAACTACCTTGTTTTTGGTATGGATGTGAAAACAGCTGTTCAATCTCCCCGTATTCATTATGAAAATCACACTGTGTTTTTAGAACCTGGTTTTCCGTCAGAAGTTATAAAGAAAATAAAGGAGCTTTATGAAACAGTTGTGTTTGAAGAAAAAAGCCTGTTTTTTGGAGGTCTGCAGGCAGTAACAGGAGATTTCAAAGGGGCAGGAGACGACAGAAGGGGAGGGTGTGTGATAGAGGTCTACTAA
- a CDS encoding carboxylate-amine ligase yields the protein MKFKSSKPFTVGAELEVQLVNRTDFSLSNSSDVIFEHLPERLKSIVQPEVLTSMVEIVTPVCEKPEEVVSYFREALHEIDRIGEGYGFRSSALGTHTFAKKEQTQITAKDRYLKLLEELQILLRQFLIYGLHVHVGFPDREMAVRGYNMTINYLPVFLALSTSSPFFYGEFTGLHSYRTKIFEQLPRAGIPEYFDSFSQFEELFYTLKNGGFIESIKDIWWDVRIHPDLGTVELRVCDANPEMDRIELIISLFQGLCLLAQEEKTERYFHQILKQNKWNATRYSLDGKFIEKDRIIPLREKSYSIIKYLEKKGIFKTLNIEKRIKRLHPVIGRKTISERMIAYYRRTGDMKAVEKMGFIR from the coding sequence TTGAAGTTTAAAAGTTCAAAACCGTTTACAGTAGGAGCAGAGCTTGAGGTACAGCTTGTAAACAGGACGGATTTTTCCCTTTCTAACAGCAGTGATGTTATCTTTGAACATCTACCAGAAAGATTAAAAAGTATCGTCCAGCCGGAAGTTCTCACTTCTATGGTTGAGATAGTAACCCCTGTGTGTGAAAAACCTGAGGAAGTTGTCAGCTATTTTAGAGAAGCTCTTCATGAGATAGACAGAATAGGGGAAGGTTACGGTTTTCGCTCGTCTGCCCTTGGAACCCATACATTTGCAAAGAAAGAACAGACACAGATAACAGCCAAAGACAGATACCTGAAATTACTTGAGGAACTACAGATACTTCTCAGGCAGTTTCTGATTTACGGCCTTCACGTTCATGTAGGTTTTCCTGATAGAGAGATGGCAGTTAGGGGCTACAACATGACGATTAACTATCTGCCTGTATTTTTAGCCCTTTCCACAAGCTCTCCATTTTTTTATGGGGAGTTTACAGGACTCCACTCCTACAGAACAAAGATTTTTGAGCAGCTTCCAAGGGCTGGAATTCCAGAGTATTTTGACAGCTTCTCCCAGTTTGAAGAGCTTTTTTATACGCTGAAAAATGGAGGTTTTATTGAGAGCATCAAAGATATATGGTGGGATGTGAGGATACATCCAGACCTTGGAACTGTAGAACTGAGGGTATGTGATGCCAACCCTGAGATGGACAGGATAGAGCTGATTATATCTCTGTTTCAGGGATTATGTCTCCTTGCTCAGGAAGAAAAAACAGAAAGATACTTCCACCAGATTTTAAAACAGAACAAATGGAATGCAACCAGATATTCCTTAGATGGAAAGTTTATTGAGAAAGACAGAATAATACCTCTCAGAGAAAAAAGCTACAGTATAATAAAATACCTTGAAAAAAAAGGCATATTTAAAACTCTAAATATAGAAAAAAGGATAAAACGGTTGCATCCTGTGATTGGGAGAAAAACTATCTCAGAAAGGATGATTGCATATTACAGAAGAACAGGTGATATGAAAGCTGTTGAAAAAATGGGTTTTATCAGATGA
- a CDS encoding NfeD family protein has protein sequence MRALGVLLFLIFYVYSYAQVVVGQWNDAVTPVMADYVERLVKEGEKKNAKLIILELDTPGGLESAMRDVVKSMMNTYIPFVVYVYPSGARAASAGAIITVAADIAVMAPSTNIGSASPVQMTGRDIDETMKKKIVNDMVAFVRGIAKEKGRDTKLIEKMITESINLSAEEALKKGVIDFIASDLKQLLKKVNGKVIKKKNAQIKINLQGDEKVVYVEKGFREKLLSILANPTLAYLLLMIGFYGIFFELYNPGSVIPGVVGTISILLALYALNAIDVNWLGVLLILAGILFFVLELITPTFGALAISGVVALLIGSIILVDPSSPYGDIPLKVIVPVVLFSALFFLSIAYLGLKAQAKRRLTGKEGMIGLTGIAETDINPKGKVFVEGEIWDAYSDIPIEKGEEVKILSVEGLKLKVTKAHRKKD, from the coding sequence ATGAGAGCTTTAGGTGTTCTGCTATTTTTGATTTTTTATGTCTATTCATACGCTCAGGTTGTTGTGGGACAGTGGAATGATGCTGTAACTCCTGTTATGGCGGACTACGTGGAGAGGCTCGTAAAAGAAGGTGAAAAGAAGAATGCAAAACTTATCATACTTGAGCTTGATACTCCCGGCGGACTGGAATCTGCAATGAGAGATGTTGTCAAAAGTATGATGAACACATATATTCCCTTTGTGGTTTATGTGTATCCTTCAGGGGCAAGGGCTGCATCTGCAGGAGCTATTATAACTGTGGCAGCAGACATTGCAGTAATGGCACCATCAACAAACATAGGTTCTGCTTCTCCTGTTCAGATGACAGGAAGAGATATTGACGAGACAATGAAAAAGAAGATAGTGAACGATATGGTTGCTTTTGTCAGAGGAATAGCAAAAGAAAAAGGAAGAGATACAAAGCTTATAGAGAAGATGATAACCGAGTCTATAAACCTGAGTGCAGAAGAAGCATTGAAAAAAGGTGTGATAGATTTTATAGCTTCTGACCTTAAACAGCTTTTGAAAAAGGTAAACGGAAAAGTTATCAAAAAAAAGAATGCTCAGATAAAGATAAATCTACAGGGAGATGAGAAGGTTGTTTATGTGGAAAAAGGATTTAGAGAAAAACTGCTGTCTATTTTAGCAAATCCAACACTTGCCTATCTGCTTTTGATGATTGGGTTTTATGGGATATTTTTTGAGCTTTACAATCCCGGTTCTGTAATACCTGGCGTAGTTGGAACAATATCTATTCTCCTTGCCCTTTACGCTCTTAATGCTATTGATGTTAACTGGCTGGGCGTGTTGCTGATTTTGGCTGGAATACTGTTTTTTGTTTTAGAACTGATTACTCCGACATTTGGAGCCTTAGCGATAAGCGGAGTGGTAGCTTTGCTTATAGGCTCTATAATACTTGTTGACCCTTCTTCTCCTTATGGAGACATTCCTTTAAAAGTTATTGTCCCTGTTGTTTTGTTCAGTGCACTGTTTTTCCTATCTATTGCGTATTTAGGACTTAAAGCTCAAGCAAAAAGAAGACTGACAGGTAAAGAAGGTATGATTGGCTTAACAGGAATTGCCGAAACAGATATTAACCCAAAGGGTAAAGTATTTGTTGAAGGAGAAATATGGGATGCATATTCAGACATTCCCATAGAAAAAGGAGAAGAAGTTAAGATACTGTCTGTGGAGGGACTAAAATTAAAGGTGACAAAAGCCCACAGAAAGAAAGATTGA
- the cooS gene encoding anaerobic carbon-monoxide dehydrogenase catalytic subunit has product MSCDYCITAHDSVKEMHSFLQSMGYRHTFFERVKRQGAICYFGEQGRCCTLCPDGPCRIKRRAPKGKCGIDADGLAARNLLRLVNQGGAAYTHDFKLTLKTIKAVAEGKSPFQIKDRNKLLWFAQKLEISTDGSDREILGRIADLLEKEFMKDTDTPLDIIYRLSPESRIKKWEALGIIPGGFIFESHEAGAKVMPNIDTDYLNLSLTSLRLGLSAGFLANIATTIIRDIIFGSPSITKGYADIGVLDKDYVNIVVHGHVPWTGSVVAKMAKQEKFQKMAKEAGAKGIKVYGSLCTGQEMLQRPETAQYLDGQVGNWLTQEFVAATGVVDMFLLDKNCAAPGLADIVSKVKLHTKLIPVSSVVRLRDVPVDQSVIYNPENVEKQAEKLILQAIDAYKNRRKTYPVHIPDKKTDYIAGFGVESLIDILGGSPDPLLEAINTGAIKGVVGLVSCTTMKNGHGMFTYNFVKELLKRDILVLITGCASSLAQAEGLTNLQAIERFAGDGLKGICKVLNIPPVLNFGSCLDTGRMILLILALSEYLNVDPSKLPVVAAAPEYYNNDAYIDGLLAVAMGINTYVNPVPPIVGGPALTRLLTRDLEELLGGRFIVEPDAEKAAQIIEKELMKKLS; this is encoded by the coding sequence ATGAGCTGTGATTACTGCATAACAGCCCATGACTCTGTGAAAGAAATGCACTCTTTTTTACAGTCTATGGGCTACAGGCACACCTTTTTTGAAAGGGTAAAGAGACAGGGGGCAATATGTTATTTTGGTGAGCAGGGAAGGTGCTGTACTCTCTGTCCAGACGGACCATGTAGAATAAAAAGGAGAGCTCCAAAAGGCAAATGCGGTATTGATGCAGATGGTCTTGCGGCAAGAAATCTTCTCAGACTTGTCAATCAGGGCGGAGCTGCTTACACCCACGACTTTAAGCTTACTCTGAAAACCATAAAGGCAGTGGCAGAAGGAAAGTCTCCATTTCAGATTAAGGACAGAAACAAACTGCTGTGGTTTGCACAAAAATTAGAAATATCAACAGATGGCTCTGACAGGGAAATATTGGGAAGAATAGCAGATCTTCTTGAAAAGGAGTTTATGAAGGATACAGACACTCCCCTTGATATTATCTACAGACTTTCTCCAGAAAGCAGGATTAAAAAATGGGAGGCTCTGGGAATCATTCCTGGAGGATTTATCTTCGAAAGTCACGAAGCTGGGGCAAAGGTGATGCCAAACATTGATACAGACTACCTTAACCTTTCTCTCACATCTCTTAGACTGGGTCTATCGGCAGGATTTCTTGCAAATATTGCAACTACAATTATCAGAGATATTATTTTCGGCTCTCCAAGTATAACCAAAGGTTATGCAGACATAGGTGTTTTAGATAAAGATTACGTAAACATTGTCGTTCACGGACATGTCCCATGGACTGGAAGTGTTGTAGCAAAAATGGCAAAACAGGAAAAGTTCCAGAAAATGGCAAAAGAGGCAGGGGCAAAAGGTATAAAGGTTTACGGAAGTCTGTGTACAGGTCAGGAGATGCTCCAGAGACCAGAAACAGCCCAGTATTTAGACGGACAGGTTGGAAACTGGCTGACTCAGGAGTTTGTTGCTGCAACAGGAGTTGTAGATATGTTCCTGTTAGACAAAAACTGTGCGGCTCCCGGACTTGCAGATATTGTTTCCAAAGTAAAGCTACACACAAAACTGATACCTGTATCTTCTGTTGTCCGTCTGAGAGACGTTCCTGTTGACCAGTCTGTTATATACAATCCTGAAAATGTAGAAAAGCAGGCAGAAAAACTGATTTTACAAGCTATAGATGCCTATAAAAACAGGAGAAAAACATATCCTGTTCACATCCCAGACAAAAAAACAGACTACATTGCAGGATTCGGAGTTGAAAGTCTGATAGACATTTTAGGAGGTTCTCCAGACCCACTGCTTGAGGCAATAAACACAGGAGCAATCAAAGGTGTTGTAGGACTTGTAAGCTGTACAACAATGAAAAACGGACACGGGATGTTTACTTATAACTTTGTTAAAGAGCTTTTAAAAAGGGATATACTCGTCCTGATAACAGGCTGTGCATCATCACTGGCACAGGCTGAAGGGCTGACAAACCTGCAGGCTATTGAAAGATTTGCAGGAGATGGGCTGAAAGGAATATGCAAAGTTCTTAACATTCCACCAGTTCTTAACTTCGGCTCCTGTCTTGACACAGGAAGAATGATACTTCTCATTCTTGCCCTTTCTGAGTATCTGAATGTTGACCCTTCAAAGCTTCCTGTCGTTGCAGCAGCTCCCGAGTACTATAACAACGACGCTTACATAGACGGCCTTTTAGCTGTGGCTATGGGTATAAACACCTATGTTAATCCTGTTCCACCTATTGTGGGGGGACCAGCCCTGACCAGACTTTTGACAAGAGACCTTGAAGAGCTGTTAGGTGGAAGATTTATTGTGGAACCTGATGCTGAAAAAGCTGCGCAGATCATAGAAAAAGAGCTGATGAAAAAGTTGTCTTAA
- a CDS encoding YggS family pyridoxal phosphate-dependent enzyme, translated as MTIRENVLRVKEIISAAAIRSKRKPEDIILLAASKTQPVEKIIQAYQAGVRYFGENRVQEGIKKIEQLKDYTDIHWHLIGGLQTNKAKYAVRHFELIHSLDREALADEIDKRAKKIGKVQDVLIEVNVGEEESKYGVKPSDLERLFEYSLSKENINILGLMCIPPYFEDKEKSRPYFAMLRDLRDKIEEKFAVKLPHLSMGMSHDFDVAIEEGATIVRVGTAIFGERK; from the coding sequence ATGACAATAAGAGAAAATGTACTTAGAGTAAAGGAGATAATATCAGCGGCAGCTATAAGGTCAAAAAGAAAACCTGAGGATATTATCCTTCTTGCAGCATCAAAAACACAGCCTGTAGAAAAAATAATACAGGCTTACCAAGCAGGAGTAAGATATTTTGGAGAAAACAGGGTTCAGGAGGGGATAAAAAAGATAGAACAGCTAAAAGATTACACAGACATACACTGGCATCTGATTGGAGGACTTCAGACTAACAAGGCAAAGTATGCTGTTAGACATTTTGAGCTTATTCATTCACTTGATAGAGAAGCTCTTGCTGATGAGATAGACAAAAGGGCAAAAAAGATAGGAAAAGTTCAGGATGTACTGATAGAAGTAAATGTAGGAGAGGAAGAGAGCAAATACGGTGTAAAACCGTCAGATTTAGAGAGATTATTTGAGTACTCTCTATCCAAAGAAAACATTAATATTCTTGGTCTTATGTGTATTCCCCCTTACTTTGAAGACAAGGAAAAATCCAGACCTTATTTTGCTATGCTGAGGGATTTGAGAGACAAAATAGAAGAAAAGTTTGCCGTAAAACTTCCCCACCTTTCTATGGGAATGTCCCACGACTTTGACGTTGCCATAGAAGAAGGAGCTACCATAGTGAGGGTAGGAACAGCCATATTTGGAGAAAGAAAGTAA
- the gcvH gene encoding glycine cleavage system protein GcvH, with translation MAAEEFRVIDGLYYTKEHLWIKADGDDAVIGITDYGQHQLGDVVYVELPETGSQVEAGEKVASVESVKAAIDIFSPLTGKVLSVNEDLKEDPSLVNTDPYGEGWLYEIQMSDPSELEDLMTSDDYRAYITELEEEEE, from the coding sequence ATGGCAGCTGAGGAATTCAGAGTTATAGATGGGCTTTACTACACCAAAGAGCACCTGTGGATAAAGGCTGACGGAGATGACGCTGTTATTGGAATAACAGATTATGGTCAGCATCAGCTTGGAGATGTTGTTTATGTGGAACTTCCTGAAACAGGCTCACAGGTTGAAGCAGGGGAAAAGGTTGCATCTGTTGAGTCTGTAAAGGCAGCAATAGACATCTTTTCTCCTCTGACAGGTAAAGTTTTATCTGTTAACGAAGACCTTAAAGAAGACCCCAGCCTCGTAAACACTGACCCTTATGGTGAGGGATGGCTGTATGAAATTCAGATGTCAGACCCTTCAGAGTTAGAAGATCTTATGACATCTGACGATTACAGGGCATACATAACAGAGTTGGAAGAGGAAGAAGAATGA
- a CDS encoding glycine cleavage system protein R produces MKHFVITAVGEDRPGIVAGITKVLYEMGFNIEDSAMTRLNNEFAVMLIVSTEEEISEDILREKFSNVEKEKNLLINIREIPEEIYREKEERGEIYNIVVYGGDKPGIVYKVAKLLADRNINIADLRTEKTPEIYVLIAQVEFPENLNLEDLQQEIEKLKDELNIDISIEKVESVEM; encoded by the coding sequence ATGAAACATTTTGTGATAACTGCAGTGGGAGAAGACAGACCGGGAATTGTGGCAGGGATAACAAAGGTTCTGTACGAGATGGGCTTTAATATTGAAGACTCTGCAATGACACGGCTTAACAACGAATTTGCCGTAATGCTTATTGTATCCACAGAAGAAGAAATATCAGAAGATATATTGCGGGAGAAATTTTCTAATGTGGAAAAAGAGAAAAATCTGCTGATTAACATAAGAGAGATACCAGAAGAAATCTACAGAGAAAAAGAGGAAAGGGGAGAGATTTACAACATTGTTGTTTATGGAGGAGATAAACCGGGTATTGTTTATAAGGTGGCAAAACTCCTTGCTGACAGAAATATAAACATAGCAGATTTAAGAACAGAAAAGACCCCTGAAATCTATGTGTTGATAGCTCAGGTTGAATTTCCAGAAAATTTAAACCTGGAAGACCTGCAACAAGAGATTGAAAAACTGAAAGATGAGCTTAATATAGACATTTCCATTGAAAAGGTTGAGAGTGTGGAGATGTGA
- the def gene encoding peptide deformylase, with the protein MEKFQILTYPDERLKKISQPVLQFDREFKDFVDRLLYTMRNSPAGVGIAAPQVNRHIQTIIVDASQYKHKHNKLNHGLMVLSNPRIIAHDGEIIIREGCLSVPDFTGNVKRHYWIKVEAEDINGNTITFDTEGFEAVVIQHEMDHLIGKLFLDRIASPKDLFRRKVYKK; encoded by the coding sequence ATGGAAAAGTTTCAGATACTGACCTACCCAGACGAAAGACTGAAAAAAATTTCACAGCCTGTCTTACAGTTTGACAGAGAGTTTAAAGATTTTGTTGACAGACTGCTTTACACAATGAGAAATTCCCCTGCAGGAGTAGGAATCGCTGCTCCACAGGTAAACAGGCACATTCAGACAATAATTGTAGATGCCTCCCAGTATAAACATAAACATAACAAACTTAACCACGGTCTGATGGTTCTGTCTAATCCCAGAATAATTGCCCATGATGGAGAGATAATAATAAGGGAAGGCTGCTTATCTGTTCCAGACTTTACAGGAAACGTGAAGAGGCATTACTGGATTAAAGTAGAAGCTGAAGATATTAATGGAAACACTATAACCTTTGACACAGAAGGATTTGAAGCTGTAGTGATACAGCACGAGATGGACCACCTTATAGGAAAACTATTTCTTGACAGAATAGCATCTCCAAAGGACCTGTTCAGGAGGAAGGTTTACAAAAAGTAG
- a CDS encoding EscU/YscU/HrcU family type III secretion system export apparatus switch protein codes for MKDKKAVALRYDRKKDNAPKVVAKGKGYIGEKIIQIAKENNIPIKEDPVLVETLSQIEINREIPPELYKAVAEILIFVYQKTKEFEKLKK; via the coding sequence ATGAAAGATAAAAAGGCTGTTGCTTTAAGATACGACAGGAAAAAAGACAACGCTCCAAAAGTTGTTGCTAAAGGCAAAGGATACATAGGAGAAAAGATAATCCAGATAGCAAAGGAAAACAACATTCCCATAAAGGAAGACCCGGTTTTAGTTGAAACACTTTCCCAGATTGAGATAAACAGGGAAATTCCTCCAGAACTCTACAAAGCTGTGGCAGAAATCTTAATTTTTGTATATCAGAAAACTAAAGAGTTTGAAAAACTGAAAAAGTAA
- the amrB gene encoding AmmeMemoRadiSam system protein B has product MALTVREPAVSDMFYPADPVELSKMINHFLKNAQLFPYKPEAVVSPHAGYIYSGQTAAYSYKQFLNLDRDKHYTILLIGPSHYVPFEGISFGYYDYWLTPLGEVKVNKKEIEQFVLKNKNLPITLNTVPHLREHSLEVQVPFLQAVLENFSIIPVVYGQIHYSIVEKVIQDIKGDREDVIVVISTDLSHYYPDDVARSIDINCNLAVEKLDLSYLDRCEACGKTGLAAIIDYAKQKGWKSKVLDYRTSGDTSGDRSSVVGYGSYIFFRE; this is encoded by the coding sequence ATGGCACTCACAGTGAGAGAACCTGCAGTCAGTGATATGTTCTATCCAGCAGACCCTGTTGAACTATCAAAGATGATAAATCATTTTCTAAAAAATGCACAGCTGTTTCCATATAAACCTGAAGCAGTTGTCTCACCTCATGCAGGGTATATATACTCAGGACAGACTGCCGCTTACAGCTACAAACAGTTTTTAAATTTAGACAGAGATAAACATTACACTATTTTGCTGATAGGACCTTCCCATTATGTGCCTTTTGAGGGAATATCCTTTGGATATTATGATTACTGGCTTACTCCACTTGGAGAGGTAAAAGTAAACAAAAAGGAGATTGAGCAGTTTGTATTGAAAAACAAAAATCTTCCTATAACACTGAACACTGTTCCCCATCTGAGGGAACACTCCCTTGAGGTTCAGGTTCCATTTCTGCAGGCTGTTTTGGAAAATTTTTCAATAATCCCTGTTGTTTACGGCCAGATACACTACAGCATAGTTGAAAAAGTGATACAGGACATCAAAGGAGACAGGGAAGATGTGATTGTTGTAATCAGCACAGATCTGAGCCATTACTATCCTGATGATGTTGCAAGAAGTATTGATATAAACTGTAATCTTGCTGTTGAAAAGTTAGACCTTTCTTATTTAGATAGATGTGAAGCCTGTGGAAAAACGGGACTGGCAGCAATAATTGATTATGCAAAACAAAAGGGCTGGAAAAGTAAAGTGTTAGATTACAGAACATCAGGGGACACTTCAGGAGATAGAAGCTCTGTTGTAGGCTACGGAAGTTATATATTCTTCAGGGAGTAG
- the amrA gene encoding AmmeMemoRadiSam system protein A: MEKLITSIDEITEEEGKALVRLARKAIEEYLKTGLEIDLKEIPYDSWKKKGASFVTLEVSPAHQLRGCIGSILPHRPLYKDVIQNAIAAATSDPRFLPVSPEELRNIKIKVSVLSYPQPLQYKDPYDLLQKLKPFEDGVILKYGNHQATFLPEVWEQLPEKTQFLSHLCLKAGLPEDCWLSYPVEIYVYKTKTFSE; encoded by the coding sequence ATGGAAAAACTGATTACTTCTATTGATGAGATAACAGAAGAGGAAGGAAAAGCCCTCGTTAGATTAGCAAGGAAAGCTATAGAAGAGTATCTAAAAACAGGGTTAGAGATAGACCTGAAAGAGATTCCATATGACAGCTGGAAGAAAAAAGGAGCTTCTTTCGTAACTCTTGAGGTTTCCCCAGCTCACCAGCTCAGGGGATGTATAGGCTCTATACTGCCTCACAGACCGCTGTATAAAGATGTGATACAGAATGCCATTGCCGCCGCAACATCAGACCCACGATTTTTACCTGTTTCCCCAGAGGAGCTAAGGAACATAAAGATAAAAGTGTCTGTTTTATCGTATCCACAACCTCTGCAGTACAAAGACCCTTACGACCTGCTGCAGAAGCTAAAGCCTTTTGAAGACGGAGTGATACTAAAATACGGAAACCATCAGGCAACATTTTTACCTGAAGTGTGGGAGCAACTGCCGGAAAAAACCCAGTTTTTATCCCATCTGTGTCTGAAGGCAGGACTTCCTGAAGACTGCTGGCTAAGTTACCCTGTTGAGATATACGTATATAAAACAAAAACATTCAGCGAATGA
- a CDS encoding ferritin-like domain-containing protein — protein MITMEKFIEELNKDLEWEYAAAIQYIQHASLITGPEYESIIKELIVHAQEEIQHAITLSEQIAFLGGIPSISVEEIKTSMDSKEMLIQDLEGEENAIKRYKERIKQAEELGEYGVRRILEDILVQEEEHKRDLLTVLGR, from the coding sequence ATGATTACAATGGAGAAGTTTATTGAGGAGCTGAACAAAGATTTAGAGTGGGAATATGCTGCTGCTATCCAGTATATTCAGCATGCTTCTCTTATCACAGGGCCAGAATATGAGTCTATAATCAAAGAACTTATCGTTCATGCTCAAGAGGAGATACAGCATGCGATAACTCTGTCAGAGCAGATAGCATTTTTGGGAGGCATTCCTTCCATATCTGTTGAGGAGATAAAAACTTCTATGGACAGCAAAGAGATGCTCATTCAGGACTTAGAAGGTGAAGAAAACGCCATAAAAAGGTACAAAGAAAGGATAAAACAGGCTGAAGAGTTAGGTGAGTATGGTGTCAGAAGAATATTAGAAGACATACTTGTTCAGGAAGAAGAGCACAAAAGAGACCTGCTTACTGTCTTAGGAAGGTGA